Within Scomber japonicus isolate fScoJap1 chromosome 1, fScoJap1.pri, whole genome shotgun sequence, the genomic segment TGAGCTAACTTGGTTAAAAACACACCTCAGATTGTTTGTTTAATAGCTGAACTAACGGCTTTAATGTGCCTCAGATGTGGAACTCGGTGGGAATCGTTCGAGGCTACAACGACGACCAGGACAACGCCATCGACGTGGAGTTTCACGACACAGCCGTGCACCACGCCATGCACCTCACCAACAACCTGGGTCACACCATCGCTGATATTTCCCAGGAGGCCGTGCTGCTGGCCTGCCCAAGCACAGACGAGCTCACCAGGTAAACAATCTTCTCCTCCTGACCGTGGCTCATGATACTTATATTAAGACAAGACTTAATACAgcggagggggagagggagggggaggggcagGGGGAGGGATCTCAAAGTTGTagttcttcaaatttgatgctaagtcctctctcttcAAAGTTactaactgcagctttaacGTCTGTGCATTCaggcctgttttttttaaaaatccttcaacctgctcctctctcctctgtctcccagTAAGCTGCAGTGTCTTCACTTCTCATCGTGGGACACCAACAAGGAGTGGATGGTGGACCTGCCGAAGGACGAGGACGCGAGGGCGTTGTGTCTGGGTCAAGGCTGGGCGGCGGTCGCCACCAGCACCATGATGCTACGACTCTTCTCCATCGGCGGAGTCCAGAAAGAAGTCTTCAGTCTGCCGGGACCCGTCGTCTGCATGGCTGCACACGGAGAGCAGCTGCTTATAGTCTACCACCGgggtaaatacacacacacacaaacgcacacacacacacacacacacacaaactgactaGAGAGTAAACACTGTGTTGTTAAGATGCATTGGTACAGGGTTAGGGCTCCAAATAATTATTAAAGTGATTATTTTCATCCTCAgattctgtttattattttcttaattaattaattgtttgatcgataaaacatcaaatatagtaaaaaaatgTCTATTACAACATCCTAGAGCTtcattaaatgtcttgttttgtccattaAACAGACCAAATTCAATTCACTATCATAAAACActaagaaaagcagcaaagtcTCACATTTATAAACCTTATTACATCAAatcttttgcatttttgctcaaaaaaataaactaatcgattaatcaagcATCAAAATGGTTGCAGATTAATATTGTTTcaattgactaattgattaattgacttcTATGCAGCTCTAAACAGATATGATAGTCCTAAAGTGAAGTAAAGTAAGAACAATACATTTGAAAGCAAAtactatatatatgtttttgtaaatgtgttgtAATGCGTTGCTTTACACAATATGTACTATATTAATTAAAGCATCACTCCTCACACAGCACTTTCATTTGGTTATTTTAAAGCCTCGACAAATCCTTACATTTGTGTCTCATTTTCCGTCATCAGCAACGGGCTTCGATGGAGAACAGGCTCTCGctgtccagctgctgcagtttgGTCGAAGGAAGAGACAAACCATCAACGGTGAACCGCTTCCACTCTCTCACAAAGCCCACCTGTCCTGGCTCGGATTCACTGCTGAAGGTGAGTCTGTCAGGTTCCTGTGGACATATATaactcctcctgttcatactgaccattattCATAATAAACTTACATtataagtgatggaggacaaaatccacagtcctccttctgtttaAAACTagatctgaagttaatatgaagcttcagcgtccaaaggagtcaaatcttcatcttctatgtttcagcgttacagtgtttttagtagcaaagtctttttgttcctatacttccaccacagctcaacaggaaacactaagagggaatctgatgctataaagactataaatgtgtcagatatcacttgatatgactaactcacactgttaccatagtaactataataactatagtaactcacactgctgaagctgaagctgaacTCTTAACATTTAAGTTTAGGATTGTGAGATGACGTccaggttgtgtttttttgtttttttaggaaCCCCCTGCTACGTGGACTCAGACGGAGTGGTTCGGATGCTGAATCGCTCCTTGGGAAACACTTGGACACCAGTATGCAACACCAGAGAGACATGCAAGAGCAAATCGGACCACTACTGGGTGGTGGGAGTGCACGAGAACCCTCAGCAGCTCAGGTGACAGTAAAAACATCTGATCTGTAGTTAGTGAGATAATAAAGTGTGATGCTTTAAATTCAGACTATTTTAAAGGATGTCACCCTGATCCCTGGACTGAAGGTTGTTTTTGTCCCGTCAGGTGTATCCCATGTAAAGGCTCCAGGTACCCCCCCACCCTGCCCAGACCTGCCGTGGCCATCCTGCCCTTCAAACTGCCGCTGTGTCAAACCACCacagagaaaggacagatggaggtaaACACACCTAACACAGCGGAGACAGAGACAGCTCGCTCACATTAACAGCACAACAATATGATAAACACTGAATATTAAGAGTTTATATTTAACCCTGTTTATATTTACTGAACAGCTATACTTTAAAAGACTTTCAGTAATCAAACTTTTTGAAATGGGACCAAAATTAGAAAAATTACAGCAACACTGAGGGAGAGAAATGGGTGTAAACAGATATAACTGATTGGAAAGTACATTCATTTCTAACTAAATTAAGAGTTTAAGAGTTATCAAAGATGACCATCTTTAATGTGTAAAGGCCTTTTGAAAGAGTCTTTGACCTGAATTATCTGGGTATGTAAAGCTGCAGGTGCAATTTTAAGTGAAGACTGATTTACAGGAAAATATTTCACTTTCCAGATTAAATTTTTACCCTGAAATTTGgccaaaagttttaaaaaatcaaaagtgCTGCTGGGAAGTATGACAGTAAATCACAAATATAAAGATGGATGTCTTTTGCTTACAAAGATTCATCACTATCtctaaaaatattataatattttatgtattataaCTCCTTTTTGAAGGAGTTTTTGACCCTGAATTATCTGGGTATGTACTGATTTACAGGAAATATGTCACTTTACtgagattacatttttttacctGAAATTTGgccaaaagttttttttaaactgacgGGATGGATGACAGTAAATCAGAACTATAGAGATGGAGGTCGTCTACATACAAAGATTCATCACTATCTCTTTGATGTCTCATTGATCtataataacattattataataagtgttcagtttttattcCCCTCTGATCAGTTCTTAATCTagttttttaaatctaattaaTCATTTACTATATTTTACTATAGtattaaaatctattttatttgattacATTCTCATAATCTTTATTTCTTGTGAGCATAAGTCTCAAATGATTTGTTCTGTTGTATTATTGTCATCTGTGAAGCACTTACCTGGATTAAAGGTGCTATActaataaagtttaatttgtATGAGGAAAGTTTTATAGTTTATGTTGATGGTTTGAACATTTATACTAAAGGATTCCTGTAATTATTATACTGGTTTCTCTTTGATGAACCTCATATGAAGCTCTAATAAAGATCCAGTTTCTTGTCAGACATTTTTCTTAAATTTGACTTTATAGTTCAGAGTTTTCATTCAGTGTGTCGTCCTCTGTCGTCCTCCAGGAACAATTCTGGCGTTCGTCCCTCTTCCACAACCACTACGGCTTCCTGTCGTCCAGCGGCTACGAGATAGACGAGGACGGACAGACTCAGTCTCAGAAGGAGCAGCAGGAGTTGCTCATGAAGATGTTTGCAGTGAGTAGAAAGACTTTTGGTTTGTTCTTGCTTCTCGTGTGCTCTCCTCGACTCTCCTTATGAATGAACCTtgacgtttttttttcttcttccagttGTCGTGTAAGCTGGAGCGAGAGTTTCGCTGCGTGGAGCTGGCCGAGATGATGACCCAGAACGTGGTGACTCTGGCCATTCGATACGCCTCCAGGTCCAGACGCATGGCCCTCGCTCAGCGGCTCAGTGAGATCGCCCTGGAGAAAGCCAACCAGatccaggaggaagaggaggaagaggaacaggaagtggagccACAGTACTCCAGCGTCAGGCGGACTCCATCTGggtaaaaatacacatttcacTTTGACTGATGGAGTGAAGTTAAAACACACAGGTTTTATTTTATGGTTCCAcatgagagggttagggttagcctgataactgaaggctctgtCTCCCATTTAGGTTCTAGGActcacaagtaggcctgcattcTGGGACCGCGCTGTTTTAGGTTCCATCCACACGGAAACGCcttttggtttaaacgcagatgttttgcatcgttttggccgatcatccaaacgaatactgtaaacgcctgaaaacgaagctttctgaaacttGGTCCCAGGGttgaaaacgaagctttctgaaacctggtcccagggtgaaaacgaagctttctgaaacctggtcccagggtggaaacgaagctttctgaaacctggtcccagggtgaaaacgaagctttctgaaacctggtcccagggtgaaaacgaagctttctgaaacctggtcccagggtgaaaacgaagctttctgaaacctggtcccagggtggaaacgaagctttctgaaacctggtcccagggtgaaaacgaagctttctgaaacctggtcccagggtgaaaacgaagctttctgaaacctggtcccagggtggaaacgaagctttctgaaacctggtcccagggtggaaaaaTTCGCAAACCTGCGTTTCaatgatgtcatcgccacacccctcgagcttagccttccacCTCTTATATCCCTTGAGTTTGGTTTCTTCTACTGCCGATTTGTAAACAGCGCTCAAGCTTTATGCGCATgctccgcctcttcctctccgtttttggtgaatttctgaaactgaaacagcgccgcctataggcctggaatatgaagtagcgtgttgagtcgtgttgagatggatccgtttgtacgcaaatattcttgaaacgatGCCAGGGAAAACGGAGGGGGAGAAGATCgttttggtacgtgtggacttggccCTTAGTGGGGTAATAGGGTCTTGTTAAGGGTTTTTGTTGAGGAAAAggatttttaaattcaaatctggattttacattttacatttttatctctATTTCTAGTTTGTGTCGGTATGTGTCatggttattatagttttaaaatttccattatttttatttagtttttcagtttgcttttttatttcagtttagttttagtttaacaagtaatgtttagtttgaaatgttttatttagtttttatttagttttagttgttCAGGTTTATTCATCTAACTGAATTAACCATTTGAAGGTGCTTCACTTTTACTAAATGTGTCCCAGAAGTttataaatgtgatgaaaagaggatgaaaTGGGACAAATACCCTGGTGAGCTACATGTATTTACCTAAAACACACTTTGATGCTTTAGTTAatggttatttttttaatccctTTGTGTACACTGTGTAGCGATAAAATTTACCAGGAATAAATTACATAATCTGATATTTACACAGGGATACAAcattttattacacacacacacacacacacacacacacacacacactgtgacatGCAATGAACTCACTAATGTTTGCCTGACATGGTTTTATAACTACTTACCTGTAGTTAATTATTGCAGTGTGTTTAATCTCATCTGTATTTTGGTACTAAATGGAAGGACTGTAGCACAAGGTATTGGAAACTGTTAGTGACCAAAAGTTAgtcattagttttagtttttaaagcatttaactctcctgttgtcctcaagtcaaggaaaggaggaaggaaggaaggagagaggaatggaggaaggaaggagaaaggaaggagagaggaaggaaggaaggaaggaagaagagaggaaagaaggaaggtaatggggaggaaagaaagagaaggaaggaagaaaaagtggatggagtaaggacagaaggaaggaggaaagatgaacgaaagaaagagagaaggagggagggaggaaggacggacagaaggaaggaaggaaggaaagagggagggaggaaagaaaagaaggaaggaaggaaaggcgggatgaaggaagtgaggaaagacaagaagcaaggaaggaaggaaagaaggacagaggaaataaggaaggtaggaaagaaggacagaggaaataaggaaggtaatggggaggaaagaaagagaaggaaggaagaaaaagtggatggagtaaggacagaaggaaggaggaaagatgaacgaaagaaagagagaaggagggagggaggaaggacggacagaaggaaggaaggaaggaaagagggagggaggaaagaaaagaaggaaggaaggaaaggcgggatgaaggaagtgaggaaagacaagaagcaaggaaggaaggaaagaaggacagaggaaataaggaaggtaggaaagaaggacagaggaaataaggaaggtaatggtgaggaaagaaagagagaagggaggaagaaaaggtggatggagaaaggacagatggaaagaaggaaggaaggaagggaggaaagaaggaatagtaAGATactgaataaaaaataacattcacaTACAGCAGTAAATGTGAAAGATAAGCTCTAATAAGATTCATcagaatatataaaacatgGTTCATTATGTGTGCAGGTACGGCCACAGTGAAGACACCGGAAAACGTAACAGCAgcagacatcatcatcatcatcagcaggaggaagaggaggaagaggttgtagaggaagaggacgaaCAGGAGATGGAGACGGAGGAAGCAGCAGAAACCAGAAAACGTTAGTTCTACTCTGATCTCTCTAAGTGAGTTTGTTCTCAGCTGAAGAACAAAGAACAACATATCTGATGACTGTCTCTCGTATGTCTCGTTCTTTAGGTCTGAATCCGTTTGCTAAAGAAGCGGCATCGCCTGTACAGCCGACTCCGACACCCAGTGAGTAAACACGAAAATCAACCTTAATCAATAACCAACAGctcatatatttaaatataagtttatttataactttAATGAGCATTGAAGTGTCAGACAAGTTAATTTACGTTAGACACACTGGCCTGTTACAGTATATAAGAGTGTTTAATTATCTAAAATCCAGACATCAGACACCCAAGTGCAATATGTGATAGACCAAATATTAACCACATTAATAGCTTTTTATAGTGTTTCATTATTAGTGGAGTTAGAAAAATCAAATTTCTTGCGGTAAAACTGTTTATTTGTCGCCAAGACGACAGCTAGTCCAGACAATAGTATTTGATAGAGCACAACAGGCATTGCAATCTCaagtaaatgaaagaaaaacattatacAGTCATGTATCACATAACCCAACCACTCTCAATAAGATGATGatataattacattacattgatATCAAATATATTCTTAATCTTCTTTTAAAACCAGCCATTCCCTTAATCTCATGAACCCCACCTGGAAGACTGTTCCAAAACACAATGGACCTATAAAATACTGACAACTTCATAGAGTCAGACTTAGGTAGTGGAAGAGTAATCAGTCCACTATTCGCTGAGGCGGGAAATCTGTGATACCCGACAGGCAAAGCAAACCAGTCTTTACCCCCATCTGAGCCTTCATAACAATCACATGTATAATtaccacaaagacacacaacagAAATCATCATATTGGCCCAAATTTAACACAACCCTTAATATTAGACAACCTCCTTTTTCCAACAGCTGTTTTTTGGGGAAAAGACTTTCACACATGATAAGAGTCATCATCATGGAAGGGTAGCTCATAAATcccaagtttttattttttatcactcaCAAACTCTATTTCCAGGTTCTTGAAAGTGATAatgtatatttaacatttccAGAAAGTCTTTTTTGACCTTGTAATCTTTTTCAGACAGCAGTAGCCTCATTCATGGCAGCTTGACAAATAACCCTACTACCCATGATGCATTGTGTTTGATTGTTAGTAGAGtcaaaaaatctaatttttgGGAACGCcttggtagctgagtggttTCCACACATGGCTTAATTCTGGCAGGCGACCTATGCTGCAGTTCATTCCCCTCTcagtctgtttcctgtcagcctctctgccacctaTCAAAATAAAGGTCAAAATCAAATTTTTGGGGGGCAGAAGTTTGTGGAGTCGCGGCGGGAAACTTGTGACACCAGACAGTCAAAGCAAACTGATCTTTACActttatcaaatattttatttctgatATTCAGCATTTCCAGAAAGTCTTTTTGACCTCTTAATCTTCTCTGACAGCAGTAGCCTCCTTTTGGCAGCTTGAGTCCAAAACTTGATAGCCTAGTAGCAACATTAAGGCTACCCATGATGCAACACCGTATTACACCTATAGACTCTCCATTCATAAATAATATCTGATATTGTCAAAACATAATTTACTAATCCTTAAATATTCCCagttttatgggttttttttaatgatcattaaagtattttaaatttGAACGAGCACCTGATGTCTTAAATTTGTCTTGCAGTTGTTAAAGGAGGACGTGCAAATCCTTTCAAGGTGAGGATTTAAGATATTTTACATCCATGATATCAGATTATTATTTCGATGTGGAGTTTAAAGACTTTGGGGTTAAGTGGATTATTGGTAAAGATGTGATGGGATGGTTTCAGGTTGGTGGTGCAGGGAAACCTTCTCCTGCAGCCGGTCAGCCTCGAGTGACCAACATCCTGGACAACATGACGGCCAGCAGGAAGTCAGCTCCACTCAGCGGCTCTGCGGGGAAATCGAGCAAAAACCCCGTCCTCAAACCGCTGGCCCCCAGACCCAAAACAAAGGTATCATCTCacgtctttctgtccttccttccttcctccctccctccctcctttctttctttctttcctaccccctacattcctcctgtccttccttccttccttccttccttcctccttctttccttcccccccttccttcctccctccctccttctctttctttcctacccctaccttcctcccttccttctttcctgtccgtccttccttccttcctcctttcctccatccttccttcctttccttccttccttacctcctttcttcctcccttccttccttccttccttcctcccttcctccctccttctctctttctttcctcccccctaccctcctcccttccttctttccttcctttttcctctgcccttccttctttcctctgtccttctttcctttcttccttccctccttccttctttcttccttccttccttccttccttccttccttccttccttccttccttcctcccttgactcgaggactaTACCCGTTATTGTCCAATACCCAAAGCCGAGCTCTCAGTATCGATATCAGGACTAAAAAAAGTTAgatatttttacactttgagTCTTTCTGCTGATAAaacctgtttattttatttttttctttccagacTCAGTCGACTCTGCTTCAGATGACGAGCCAGAAGACGTCCAATAATAAGAAGAGTCAGGCGAAAGCAGAGCCGGCCGCAGATCAGCAGAAGCAGGCGGACGTCCCTCCTCCAGCCTCACCAGACAACACAGAGAACAAGAGGTAAGACATTTAAttgtctgctctttttttttttttttttttagataagcATCAGTCTGCAGACCAGAGTCGTTCTACCTCATGAATTAGATTAAGTTTATAGCTAAAATAAGGCGGAGTGGAGCGTTAAACATCATTTTTGACCATCTGTAGAAAGACAATGAGTTAggattatttcttttttaaatggagaattgtattttttgtgtctCCTCAGACCGAAGACGGGCTTCCAGCTGTGGTTGGATGAGAACAGGAAGAGCATCGTTGCCGACCAGCCTGACCTGCAGGAGACGGACATCATCAAGGAGGCCATGGGACGCTTCAGGACGCTGTCAGCAGAGGAGAGACTGGTACGAAACACTGAGGGAGAAGTTGGGAGGGATCATACTgaacatacatttattacacTCAATGTTTTATCCATCTCATTCAGGGTTCTTTAAAGTCTTAAcactcctgtcgtcctcccgggtcaaattgaccccgtctcttttgattgttccttctttccttctttccttcctctttctttaatttttccttcgttctttccctcgttccatctttctttgctcactttcttccttccttcctccctccctccctccctccttccctcctttccatcctcattccttccttccttccttccttccttccttccttccttccttccttccttcctccctccctcctttccatcctcattctttccttccttctctccttacttccgtcctctattcctccctccctccttactccttttatcctcattctttccttcctctcttccttccgtccttccgtccttccttccttccttccttcctccctccctctctccctccctccctccctcctttccttcctcattccttctttcttccttccttccttccttccttcctactttccttccttctctccttatttccttcctattttcctccctcctaaaaTAAATTTCACTTTCTGATTAGACAACAATGTTTTTTGTAGCCGTTTCCAGTTCATCTTGTCTTGATGTAGTTTTGCCCTGAAGAGCAAATTGACCAGTGAAACCCATCAATTAAACCCTGTGAGGGTATTTATTATCAGCTGCAGATCCATTAACCCCGTCCTCACCGAACAGCATGAACACACATCTCTTTCCTGATTTCCTGTTATATTTCCAACATTACGTCTCTGCTTTTTTCACACCTGATGAAACCATTGGAAACAGAGACACAgtttcatattcatataaaaCCTCGACACAGTCCTCAGATTAGTCATCAGGGATCAAATTCAGTGAGAAATCTGTCAGTTTGGTCTCAGtcattaaagacagtgtaaagtgaattcagacgttttcttctaaacacattaaataggtcataaatgtatttctaaaaaaggtgtaaaaagcatttcaaccatttagattttaattgtggagctaggcaagatttctgtgttcaggatttacgCAGTGGTGATTAGCGTAAACCCGCCCCTGCCGCTGTacaggtataaatacattcagcgcacactactactactactacggtctacagttagccaccgagttagctgctgagctagccgccgagatagccgccgagctagaggtggtgactttgattgaaaggtgacacttggtagggggcggggtttcagcgaactcggcgggcacacccacagcgtttggtagcagagaaagagactgatttttacacaactttgaagcctaatttcatatatttggcgattttttttttaatcattcaaatttggaaaacacacttttctgtggtatgtcaaactcagaacacatatttattcttactttaaataGTGCATGAAATGAGCAAAAAGCGATTTGAAAGTGTAGTTTACATCAAAGCATTGAGACCAAACGCAATATGACAATATATTCTAACACCTTAAACCATTATTTTAGCCTTTTATTTAAAGCAAgtcaaattaaaaatgtcagGTTAAAAGTCATGGGTCATGGAACAGAGGGTTTTATTTGGGTTAAAGATTAAAGTTTGCCATAAAGGACGGGACAGAGACCAGTATTTTCTTTACTGACCAATTGTTAAAAACTAGCCATAAATGAACGGTCAGGGCTGTTTTTAGAGATAGGGAACTAATAAATACTGAGGCTAGGAATATGGACAGGGAGAGAGCTCAGCTGTTGTATAAATAGATAATAAATGCTTGGTAACATCATTAAAGCTGCTATAACTAGGTGAATAATTGCCAAATGTCAGATAATTGAataattgtcttttttaaaagcaaaaatgcaaaaatatttaCAGGTTGCATCTTCTCGTGTGAGGCTTTTCTgtcataaattataataaacaatatatttttgtcCATTTAATCTGTTAATTGGACAAAGAGAGGTATTTAAAGATGTCCCTTTTGGGTTTTAAGTAATTATGACCTTAAATTCTCTATTTATTAAGAATATTTTACCACTTTTCCCGCCAAGTGGCAACAACAGAAAATCAGTTATAGcagattttaagatatttttcaCTGATTTCTTCAACAGAAACAGTTCAAAACCAATTTTCACCcaaattttcacacacacacacacacacacacacacacacacatccatatcCATGTCAGCTGCGGAGGGTCGATGGGTTAATAAATGAGGGCAGTAATGACACacctcatcctttcatccacCTGAGTGCTGAAAGACGTCAATCTGTGGGTTTGTATAGTAACCCGGTCCTGACCCTGCATACATCAAGGCTCTCAGCAGAaagacaagaggaagaggaagaggatgaggaagggaggaggaaagggaaagggggggaggggatgGACGGACGCCTGTTGCCTGGGGAACCCTGTCGAGTGTGTTTTAGCCGTGAGGGCACAAAAGGCATTTATCTTATGATaatagtgagagagagagagagagggagaaggtgAGTGTGTCAGTCTGC encodes:
- the wdhd1 gene encoding WD repeat and HMG-box DNA-binding protein 1 → MPSERKPMRYGHSEGHTEVCFDDSGKFIVTCGNDGDVRIWEGLDDDEPKFITVGEKAYSLALKNGKLVTASSNNTVQIHTFPDGDPDGILTRFTTNATHVTFNSSGSRVAAGSSDFMVKVVEVSDSSQQKTLRGHEAPVLSVAFDPKDDFLASASCDGSVVVWNIEEQTQVVSWPLLQKTNDVTNAKSLCRLAWQPRTAKFLAVPVDTKVHLYERGSWDHVTTLSDDLLTQPINVVVWSPCGQFLAAGCIGGFMAVWDVNSKLCVERQKHEKGFTVCSLAWHPSGSQIAYTDTEGCLGLLDGLSTSASSTSTSSSTTTKVPQKDYDDLFDDDDDDRLMDDGQSDTNSPVKRAVARDNDDDDDDDLMPATGRVRNRGAILDDENSLDTGSLKLGQGMYGDDDDAGSAIVPAAAPLVPLHPVYEGPLPTPPQKAFQAGSTPAHLTHRFMMWNSVGIVRGYNDDQDNAIDVEFHDTAVHHAMHLTNNLGHTIADISQEAVLLACPSTDELTSKLQCLHFSSWDTNKEWMVDLPKDEDARALCLGQGWAAVATSTMMLRLFSIGGVQKEVFSLPGPVVCMAAHGEQLLIVYHRATGFDGEQALAVQLLQFGRRKRQTINGEPLPLSHKAHLSWLGFTAEGTPCYVDSDGVVRMLNRSLGNTWTPVCNTRETCKSKSDHYWVVGVHENPQQLRCIPCKGSRYPPTLPRPAVAILPFKLPLCQTTTEKGQMEEQFWRSSLFHNHYGFLSSSGYEIDEDGQTQSQKEQQELLMKMFALSCKLEREFRCVELAEMMTQNVVTLAIRYASRSRRMALAQRLSEIALEKANQIQEEEEEEEQEVEPQYSSVRRTPSGYGHSEDTGKRNSSRHHHHHQQEEEEEEVVEEEDEQEMETEEAAETRKRLNPFAKEAASPVQPTPTPIVKGGRANPFKVGGAGKPSPAAGQPRVTNILDNMTASRKSAPLSGSAGKSSKNPVLKPLAPRPKTKTQSTLLQMTSQKTSNNKKSQAKAEPAADQQKQADVPPPASPDNTENKRPKTGFQLWLDENRKSIVADQPDLQETDIIKEAMGRFRTLSAEERLSWTERAKGHTGDADLKKRKRDGGEEGGEGVGDAENENGQTGADENSAKKKKSVDPSSRLSAFAFNKN